The Glycine soja cultivar W05 chromosome 8, ASM419377v2, whole genome shotgun sequence genome has a window encoding:
- the LOC114421376 gene encoding 17.3 kDa class I heat shock protein: protein MSLIPSFFGGRRSSVFDPFSLDVWDPFKDFPFPSSLSAENSAFVSTRVDWKETPEAHVFKADIPGLKKEEVKLEIQDGRVLQISGERNVEKEDKNDTWHRVERSSGKFVRRFRLPENAKVDQVKASMENGVLTVTVPKEEIKKPDVKAIDISG from the coding sequence ATGTCTCTGATTCCAAGTTTCTTCGGTGGCCGAAGGAGCAGTGTTTTCGACCCTTTCTCCCTCGATGTGTGGGACCCCTTCAAGGATTTTCCatttcccagttctctttctgcTGAAAATTCAGCGTTTGTGAGCACACGAGTGGATTGGAAGGAGACACCAGAAGCACACGTGTTCAAGGCTGATATTCCAGGGCTGAAGAAGGAGGAAGTGAAGCTGGAGATTCAAGATGGCAGAGTTCTTCAGATAAGCGGAGAGAGGAATGTTGAAAAAGAAGACAAGAATGATACGTGGCATCGCGTGGAGCGAAGCAGTGGCAAGTTCGTGAGGAGGTTTAGATTGCCGGAGAATGCTAAAGTGGACCAAGTGAAGGCTTCCATGGAAAATGGGGTTCTCACTGTAACTGTTCCTAAGGAAGAGATTAAGAAGCCTGATGTTAAGGCCATAGACATCTCTGGTTAA
- the LOC114421378 gene encoding 17.3 kDa class I heat shock protein-like, whose amino-acid sequence MSLIPSFFGGRRSNVLDPFSLDVWDPFKDFPFPTSLSAENSAFVSTRVDWKETPEAHVFKADIPGLKKEEVKLEIQDDRILQISGERNVEKEDKNDTWHRVERSSGKFMRSFRLPENAKVDQVKASMENGVLTVTVPKEEIKKPDVKAIEISG is encoded by the coding sequence ATGTCTTTGATTCCAAGTTTCTTTGGTGGCAGAAGGAGCAATGTTTTGGATCCTTTCTCCCTCGATGTGTGGGACCCTTTTAAGGATTTTCCTTTTCCCACTTCTCTTTCTGCTGAAAATTCAGCGTTTGTGAGCACACGAGTGGATTGGAAGGAGACACCAGAAGCACACGTGTTCAAGGCTGATATTCCAGGGCTGAAGAAGGAGGAAGTGAAGCTGGAGATTCAAGATGACAGAATTCTTCAGATAAGTGGAGAGAGGAACGTTGAGAAGGAAGACAAGAACGACACGTGGCACCGCGTGGAGCGAAGCAGTGGTAAGTTCATGAGGAGTTTCAGATTGCCAGAGAATGCTAAAGTGGATCAAGTTAAGGCTTCCATGGAAAATGGGGTTCTCACTGTAACTGTTCCAAAGGAAGAGATTAAGAAGCCTGATGTTAAGGCCATAGAAATTTCTGGTTAA
- the LOC114421379 gene encoding uncharacterized protein LOC114421379, which produces MASCKSFITAFFLLATFSSSMSLSLASSRHLLQTTTTPNLPGITPTLPNPTGLPPLPSNPTLPQGNVPPLPTMPTLPSLPSIFPTLPSLTLPPFPASSFPKMPSIPNSIPSFPFFSPPPSTSSP; this is translated from the coding sequence ATGGCCTCATGCAAATCCTTCATCACAGCTTTCTTTCTTCTTGCAACCTTCTCATCAAGCATGAGTTTGAGCCTAGCATCATCTCGTCACCTCTTGCAAACAACCACAACACCAAATTTGCCCGGCATCACTCCCACTTTGCCTAACCCTACAGGATTGCCACCTTTGCCTTCAAACCCAACACTGCCTCAGGGCAATGTTCCTCCTTTGCCCACTATGCCAACTCTTCCATCACTTCCTTCCATTTTTCCAACACTCCCTTCCCTCACCCTCCCTCCATTTCCAGCCTCTTCATTCCCCAAAATGCCCTCAATCCCAAACAGTATCCCGTCCTTCCCTTTCTTCTCCCCACCACCTTCAACATCTAGCCCTTAA
- the LOC114421381 gene encoding protein PELPK2-like: protein MASHYSCIILAFVIAISFSSIDMALASRNLLQTTLPTLPQGNVPPLPVFPNLPLPPFSFPNIPIPKIPNIPNIPSNPIIPTIPTIPFLSPPPSTTTTP from the coding sequence ATGGCCTCTCACTACAGTTGCATCATCTTGGCTTTTGTCATTGCTATTTCCTTTTCAAGCATTGACATGGCATTAGCATCACGCAATCTCCTGCAGACAACATTGCCAACTTTGCCTCAGGGAAATGTCCCTCCTTTGCCTGTTTTCCCAAATCTTCCACTGCCACCTTTTTCCTTCCCCAATATTCCTATTCCTAAGATCCCCAACATTCCTAACATTCCCTCAAACCCCATAATTCCAACCATTCCTACcatccctttcctctctccacCACCTTCAACCACCACCACCCCCTGA